One stretch of Kogia breviceps isolate mKogBre1 chromosome 18, mKogBre1 haplotype 1, whole genome shotgun sequence DNA includes these proteins:
- the WDR87 gene encoding WD repeat-containing protein 87 — protein MTSPRLIPLWKDFKYLINDMIHKSKAVVWMKSKTEDMVEKRTFSMTERLPPIQSMVHTGSFHILVIYCGDLLLRLFGDHFKSFKHLGIVPCRFNISCLCYDPEMKMLLSGILGAVVTWIMERSGKGLQIAHMVSMPGDELVHNIMLNGPNGSLVVLCETVVRVLERQGHGRLAEVKRFPSTTSGSSITCCFTCFEQGFLYAGNRTGEIQVWSLNQGHALHSFKAHFSSVICIRSRPEAHTLLTAGQEGLIKEWNLTSGSLLRRLELGEELYQLQFIDSTTFFCQTTHSFSLRSLPCFYNLFNVCGSAPQQIRRVHCGNNWFRILCVTEDGLLRFLSPLTGNLLVITWPFSILDQAVDWAYDPDKEELFVATGTTDVLVFDTTRCPCPAKYLICTSPDSQDLVQCLAYGHFHLGRGLEGLMFSGHQSGVIRVLSQHSCAQIEKFMHFGAVLALSTLPGGLSGCRENSLLCSYGMDDYVHLSEAVLEGVRVQLQPLTSILSRCHLTHLILLPKSVSAITETNCLRLWNFHDFLSSGSQEGSTFIETLPLHQCTITSFDVCLHLSLFVTGGSDGSVRIWNFHGRLIAMLDSSLHFGPLCFANDRGDLLVTFNQSLYLVSCLKLLPSALLARLSLMGMTDEVLEVPKAFIPSFFFSFETMFVPKYIYFGQGQQQLVGLENLVNNRAIAFDHNVPHVIEEDEQGSPVLLSSFRHDSLYKQADWTQVKKPPHSHYVLPPQLQLTTWDGLNPYQILRYYFGHGQKWLLAPDCYIPNSVIRARLWPQGSPIYLQCNLHSPMRELEWDKSQQFFFWHGRERAISDVGEYAREKEDEDFLEIRASKDITYNVLTDSANCSWLGRKMSEIAINSLIETVLNIMIHASPLKYQCCIGALGQIFASYQVSPLLRAETAHRLLDDTTNSNPLILELAWEGLKRLGMITHLFAVPLAQRLMDKDERVRNKALSLMAETGIHSKTSLLNLIQNQDTFRDMQQEMIGEETLDHLLGMRATDLQILHTQVEQRLNENLILSLGDEKPTFSLDVSGASELAALSNQLDTAPEEPEVAYKPSKGQRRGRVGGRKHTPKFLQSLKKMKETGTEPGPLEGEGDQSEAAPTEGEEFRSSTSSILKISKDDEKEPPGIDASKDHVALTLKTLGKIRDKRGRKATLQKPIKRRKRKTIDTEVTVEDSPGQGASGAPGHRTTPGDGSSWRDDLCRLMTLRISGSQTKMSEALNTELVTMAQEVLADRQPSWELFQEICPLLKKESKELLEDLDWDVAWPEEKPVFPHGGAIREDMVIRDKDKEEETKEEQERKKERDVQDLRETQVIPKKGKKRKVVFLETDITKGKQISKKEEKKPSKKPSKQEGKAVQQEIKVDKKERKKTKEEERDVSQVVGEKAKLEEKVVEQEGRPVKEETKLSWQEWKKSWDQWKQANRETRISWDEWKKTWESRHLQEEEKLHEEEEKLFPDEEEMERDKRKQTWDEWSQIWEKMSARAREQLLEDEEEVTLEEELSQEWEGEEAAAEEEEEGEELMTEEQRQIHQEYKQAQVERKRARVEIKRAQEKRKLAEEVEKLAQEERKLAQEEKKMARDYEKLSQKDRKMVKAERKFIQNEEKLAQREEMLTQEAEKLTQRRKKLAMKLEKLAQEEEKIAKKGGKLAEVKNILVQKLEKLAQKEQDLAWQEKELAQELEDLAWEEEELNQEEEELVNEEERLGQEETTLASQEEKLNVEEKELAQEEELLIQEEEKLVQNKETLAEEKKRLGQKREQLMENKQKLAQEEELLIQEEKKLAQDNVKFPEEEERLGQKREQLMENKQKLAQEEELLIQDEKKLTQDMETLPGEEATLVQKREQLIKNKQKLAQERNKLVQNKEELPQTKEILAWRQKTLAQEKVKLAQRKENLIQLKESLTQKRKKSDQEKKKLDRYKKRLVQIEKKLMEEKEKPFQKKEKLAAIEEKLTQLEESLAEKQHQIAQDKMKLAMEKRVIFQGLKQLRGDWSITKEEKALGMEIKKLAWEKVRLAEGKETLFKKETQETSRQGRPTKDELELIKRKLSLEEKILVYEDRILATEQTDITNGKLEFTRGGRVCAQEERKLAKLIRKLAKESKDISKEPLKVSSKILKILQALIKKERKLTQEEIEMTKLKRSFFTKEKELNKVQNELDAKEWDFSEEQPEIATDEKKLAKRQRKLAKEMRRLIKKEKKMTEEESRLARQQREVIQEEEEDEIMEKEEAKPLLKQRSRKIKKLKRVDLQQEEFLSQEDEVKSVKSEESFSEEMESLLDEIERESLSEEQEEEEEEEMEEEEEDEGKEKKKKKKKVQEEEEEEEVFEKEKSMSEEEMERLSEKEGEEEERSSLEEEVDKKKEIFKKEKLFKLPGERKKDLKGREAVPSIEKRIPEVKGSAVKFEVLKSPSKQLIVLGREEKIPVPGSTKQISWEDKATVLETSRVFPGTGFMDKQEELLKKYKPIPLQVLDTALESQVPDLKTPYLSHILKKTMEAHKLQGKHLGAKWQWLLQRHPSLKGQTEVQLPVSKILAEEIYADVSLSDVEWIYHVLEQMEAGEQLSRDSFHRLCQLLKDLTAKENLEWMHLAKLEAIVYRHKQNLESRSTSISKPSKEPMGPKYLKVIPPIKGKEKESWLKPSAVFTPKSPLATKMIPDLKAINWHLLGEPYRSVRAEQISTARKEMEMQHHYPPTRDIFTGALDPVEKQTLALMFQKDFWAFKDKGRFAKLPKLEKKAQPISKKKDKVPLWETFVAMYHVLRMLQERYANDSAAWMEQFYHLMDLYQLKSPRIQRLLQELLLRGEPQSQEIIYKEALKTMELVPGERLFYHLFCGSSHTPKRPLEFQEVVPLPGKNSVRTMLPMGIAQYGILELVWKSLPQADLHLTKELPYPLIWD, from the exons ATGACTTCCCCCAGACTCATTCCCCTGTGGAAGGATTTTAAATACCTTATAAATGACATGATACATAAAAGCAAG gcTGTGGTATGGATGAAGAGCAAAACTGAGGACATGGTGGAGAAGAGAACATTCTCCATGACCGAACGACTGCCGCCCATCCAGTCCATGGTTCACACAGGTTCCTTTCATATCCTCGTGATCTACTGTGGTGACCTGCTCCTACGGCTCTTTGGGGACCACTTTAAGTCATTCAAACACCTGGGTATAGTGCCCTGCCGCTTTAACATCAGCTGCCTCTGCTATGACCCAGAAATGAAGATGCTCCTGTCGGGAATCCTGGGGGCAGTGGTCACCTGGATCATGGAGCGGAGTGGCAAGGGTCTCCAAATAGCCCACATGGTTTCCATGCCTGGTGATGAGCTTGTCCACAACATCATGTTGAACGGCCCCAATGGCTCCCTTGTAGTCCTGTGTGAGACTGTGGTGAGGGTCCTTGAGCGCCAGGGCCATGGCCGGCTGGCAGAGGTGAAGAGGTTCCCTTCCACCACCAGTGGCTCCTCAATCACCTGCTGCTTCACCTGTTTTGAGCAGGGCTTTCTCTATGCTGGAAACAGGACTGGGGAAATCCAAGTGTGGAGCCTCAATCAGGGCCACGCACTCCACAGTTTCAAGGCCCATTTCTCATCGGTGATATGTATCCGCAGCCGGCCAGAAGCCCACACCCTGCTAACAGCCGGCCAAGAAGGTTTAATCAAGGAGTGGAACCTGACTTCAGGGAGTCTGCTGCGGCGGCTAGAACTTGGCGAGGAACTGTATCAACTGCAGTTTATTGATAGCACTACTTTCTTCTGCCAGACTACCCATTCTTTCTCCTTGCGCAGTCTGCCCTGCTTCTATAACCTCTTCAATGTCTGTGGCTCTGCTCCCCAGCAGATACGTCGGGTCCACTGTGGCAATAACTGGTTCCGGATCCTGTGCGTTACTGAGGATGGCTTGTTGCGCTTTTTGTCCCCACTAACAGGGAATCTTCTGGTTATCACCTGGCCCTTCTCAATCCTGGACCAGGCTGTGGATTGGGCCTATGACCCAGATAAAGAGGAGCTCTTTGTAGCAACCGGCACCACAGATGTGCTGGTATTTGACACAACCCGCTGCCCTTGCCCAGCCAAGTATCTTATATGCACCTCACCAGATTCTCAGGACTTGGTACAATGCCTGGCTTATGGGCATTTCCACCTGGGTCGGGGTCTAGAAGGACTAATGTTCTCTGGACACCAGAGTGGTGTGATCAGAGTGCTTTCCCAGCACAGCTGTGCCCAAATAGAGAAATTCATGCACTTTGGGGCTGTATTAGCACTCTCTACACTGCCTGGAGGGCTTTCTGGTTGCCGAGAAAACTCTTTGCTCTGTTCCTATGGAATGGATGACTATGTACACCTATCAGAAGCTGTGCTTGAAGGGGTGAGAGTGCAGCTGCAGCCCCTCACCAGCATTCTCAGCAGGTGTCATCTAACACACTTGATACTCTTGCCCAAGTCTGTGAGTGCCATCACAGAGACTAACTGCCTGCGTCTCTGGAATTTCCATGACTTTCTGTCCTCTGGGTCACAGGAAGGCTCAACGTTCATTGAGACATTGCCTCTGCACCAGTGTACCATCACATCTTTTGATGTCTGCCTACACTTGAGTCTTTTTGTCACGGGTGGCAGTGATGGCTCTGTCCGGATCTGGAACTTCCATGGTAGACTTATAGCCATGCTGGACTCATCATTGCACTTTGGCCCACTCTGCTTTGCAAATGACCGGGGTGACCTGCTTGTCACTTTCAACCAGAGTCTTTATCTGGTGTCCTGTTTAAAACTGCTTCCCTCAGCCCTGCTGGCTCGCCTTTCCCTTATGGGTATGACAGATGAAGTTCTAGAAGTTCCTAAGGCTTTCATACCAagcttcttcttctcctttgagACCATGTTTGTGCCCAAGTATATCTACTTCGGACAAGGGCAACAGCAATTAGTGGGTCTGGAGAACCTTGTCAATAATCGGGCCATCGCCTTTGATCATAATGTGCCACATGTCATAGAAGAAGATGAGCAAGGGAGCCCTGTGTTACTGTCTTCCTTCAGACACGATTCCTTGTATAAGCAAGCTGATTGGACGCAGGTGAAAAAACCTCCTCATTCCCATTATGTGCTTCCTCCACAGCTACAGCTGACTACCTGGGATGGACTCAACCCTTACCAGATACTGCGATACTACTTTGGTCATGGGCAGAAATGGCTCTTGGCTCCTGATTGCTACATCCCTAACTCAGTGATTCGTGCCCGTCTTTGGCCACAGGGCAGCCCAATATACCTACAGTGCAACCTGCACTCACCCATGCGGGAGCTGGAATGGGACAAGTCTCAACAATTCTTCTTCTGGCACGGTAGGGAAAGAGCTATAAGTGATGTAGGAGAATATGCACGTGAAAAGGAGGATGAAGACTTCCTCGAAATAAGAGCATCAAAGGATATAACTTACAATGTTCTTACAGACTCAGCAAACTGCAGTTGGCTGGGAAGAAAGATGAGTGAAATAGCTATCAATAGCCTGATAGAGACAGTTCTCAATATTATGATCCATGCTTCTCCACTGAAGTACCAGTGCTGTATTGGTGCACTAGGGCAAATCTTTGCCTCTTACCAGGTGTCTCCACTCCTGCGTGCTGAAACAGCCCATCGTCTGTTGGATGATACAACCAATTCCAATCCACTGATCCTAGAGCTAGCCTGGGAAGGGCTGAAGCGTCTAGGAATGATTACGCATCTCTTTGCCGTGCCTCTGGCCCAAAGACTAATGGACAAAGATGAAAGAGTGAGGAATAAGGCCCTGAGCCTCATGGCTGAGACTGGAATCCACTCTAAGACCTCACTCTTAAACTTGATCCAGAACCAAGATACTTTCCGGGATATGCA GCAGGAAATGATTGGGGAAGAAACCCTGGACCATCTGCTGGGAATGCGGGCCACAGATCTCCAAATCCTTCATACCCAAGTAGAGCAGCGATTGAATGAAAACCTGATCTTATCACTGGGTGATGAAAAGCCTACTTTTTCTTTAGATGTCTCAGGGGCTTCTGAACTTGCCGCCCTTTCCAACCAACTTGATACAGCTCCTGAAGAACCTGAAGTTGCCTACAAGCCCAGCAAAGGCCAAAGACGGGGCCGAGTAGGAGGCAGAAAGCATA CCCCAAAATTTTTGCAGAGCCTCAAGAAGATGAAAGAGACTGGCACAGAGCCAGGTCCCTTAGAGGGTGAAGGTGATCAGAGTGAAGCTGCACCAACTGAGGGGGAGGAGTTTAGGTCTTCAACCTCCAGTATACTGAAGATTTCAAAAGATGATGAAAAAGAGCCTCCAGGGATAGATGCCTCAAAGGATCATGTTGCATTGACCCTGAAGACGCTGGGGAAGATACGTGACAAAAGAGGCAGGAAAGCAACACTTCAGAAACCCATAAAGAGGCGCAAGAGGAAGACAATAGACACTGAAGTTACAGTTGAGGACTCTCCAGGGCAGGGTGCCTCTGGAGCTCCTGGCCACAGAACTACCCCTGGAGATGGCTCATCATGGCGGGACGATCTATGTCGTCTTATGACCCTGAGGATATCTGGTTCccagacaaaaatgtcagaaGCTCTAAACACTGAGCTAGTGACCATGGCTCAGGAGGTGCTGGCAGATCGACAGCCCAGCTGGGAGCTCTTTCAGGAGATCTGCCCCCTGTTGAAGAAAGAAAGTAAGGAACTGCTTGAGGACCTTGACTGGGATGTAGCCTGGCCAGAGGAGAAACCAGTTTTTCCTCATGGAGGAGCAATTAGAGAGGACATGGTGATCAGAGACAAGGACAAGGAAGAGGAGACAAAAGAGGAGCAAGAgcgaaagaaagaaagggatgtGCAGGACTTGCGGGAAACCCAAGTGATtccaaaaaaaggcaagaaaaggaaagttGTTTTTTTAGAAACAGACATAACCaagggaaaacaaatatcaaagaaagaagagaagaaacccTCTAAGAAGCCTTCTAAGCAGGAGGGGAAAGCAGTCCAACAGGAAATAAAAGTGgataaaaaagagaggaaaaaaaccaaagaagaGGAGAGGGACGTGAGTCAGGTAGTGGGGGAAAAGGCCAAATTAGAGGAGAAAGTGGTTGAGCAAGAAGGAAGACCAGTTAAGGAAGAGACAAAGCTGTCTTGGCAGGAGTGGAAGAAGTCCTGGGATCAGTGGAAACAGGCCAACAGAGAGACGAGGATATCCTGGGATGAATGGAAGAAAACCTGGGAAAGCAGACATCTTCAGGAAGAGGAGAAGCTCcatgaggaggaagaaaagctGTTCCCAGATGAGGAAGAGATGGAGAGGGACAAGAGGAAGCAGACATGGGATGAATGGTCACAGATCTGGGAAAAAATGTCAGCCAGGGCCAGGGAGCAATTGttggaggatgaggaggaagtgACCCTGGAGGAAGAATTGTCTCAGGAGTGGGAAggagaagaagcagcagcagaagaagaagaagaaggagaagagctgaTGACAGAAGAGCAGAGACAGATCCACCAGGAATATAAGCAGGCACAGGTTGAGAGGAAACGGGCCCGAGTTGAAATAAAACGAGCCCAAGAAAAGAGGAAGCTGGCAGAAGAAGTAGAGAAGCTAgcacaggaagagagaaaactggctcaggaagagaaaaaaatggccaGAGACTATGAGAAACTGTCCCAGAAAGACAGGAAAATGGTCAAGGCAGAGAGGAAGTTTATCCAGAATGAGGAAAAACTAGCCCAAAGAGAGGAGATGCTAACCCAGGAAGCAGAGAAATTGACCCAGCGAAGGAAGAAACTGGCCATGAAATTGGAGAAACTGgctcaagaagaagagaaaatagcaaagaaaggagggaagctAGCTGAGGTTAAAAATATATTGGTCCAGAAATTGGAAAAACTGGCCCAGAAGGAGCAAGATCTAGCATGGCAAGAAAAGGAACTAGCCCAGGAATTGGAGGACCTGGCATGGGAAGAGGAGGAACTGAATCAGGAAGAGGAGGAACTGGTCAATGAAGAGGAGAGACTGGGTCAGGAGGAGACCACACTGGCCTCTCAAGAGGAGAAACTGAATGTGGAAGAGAAAGAA TTGGCCCAGGAAGAAGAACTGCTGATCCAGGAAGAGGAGAAACTGGTCCAGAACAAGGAAACACTggctgaggaaaagaaaagacttgGCCAGAAAAGGGAGCAATTGATGGAGAATAAGCAAAAGTTGGCCCAGGAAGAAGAGCTGCTGATCCAGGAAGAGAAGAAACTGGCCCAGGACAATGTAAAATTTCCTGAAGAAGAGGAAAGACTTGGCCAGAAAAGGGAGCAACTGATGGAGAATAAGCAGAAATTGGCCCAAGAAGAAGAGCTACTGATCCAGGATGAGAAGAAACTgacccaggacatggaaacacTGCCTGGGGAGGAGGCAACACTTGTCCAGAAAAGGGAACAATTGATAAAGAATAAGCAAAAACTggcccaggaaaggaataaatTGGTCCAGAACAAGGAAGAACTCCCCCAAACCAAGGAAATACTAGCCTGGAGGCAGAAGACTCTGGCTCAGGAGAAGGTGAAACTggctcagaggaaagaaaatttaatcCAGCTCAAAGAAAGCCTCacccagaagagaaagaaatcagaccaagaaaagaagaaactggacaggtacaagAAGAGACTGGTTCAGATAGAGAAGAAGCTgatggaggaaaaggagaaaccttTTCAGAAGAAGGAGAAATTGGCTGCTATAGAGGAAAAACTGACCCAGTTAGAGGAAAGCCTAGCTGAGAAACAGCACCAAATAGCCCAGGACAAAATGAAATTAGCTATGGAAAAGAGGGTGATATTCCAAGGACTGAAACAGCTCAGAGGTGACTGGTCTATTACTAAGGAAGAAAAGGCATTGGGCATGGAAATAAAGAAATTGGCCTGGGAGAAGGTGAGACTGGCTGAGGGAAAGGaaactctctttaaaaaagagaCTCAAGAAACTTCAAGACAGGGAAGACCAACTAAGGATGAACTAGAACTAATTAAGAGGAAATTGTCACTAGAGGAAAAGATACTGGTCTATGAAGATAGGATACTGGCCACAGAGCAAACAGACATTACCAACGGAAAACTGGAGTTTACTAGAGGAGGGAGAGTATGTgcccaggaagaaaggaagctagCCAAATTAATAAGGAAGTTGGCTAAAGAAAGCAAGGACATTTCCAAGGAACCATTAAAAGTAAGCAGCAAAATCTTAAAGATACTTCAAGCCCttatcaaaaaagaaaggaaactaacccaggaagaaatagagatgaCAAAGTTAAAGAGGTCATTCTTTACTAAGGAAAAGGAATTGAACAAGGTACAGAACGAACTTgatgccaaggagtgggatttTTCTGAGGAACAACCAGAAATTGCCACAGATGAGAAGAAACTGGCTAAGAGGCAGAGAAAACTGGCCAAGGAAATGAGAAGAttgataaagaaagagaaaaagatgactgaggaggaaagcagattGGCCAGGCAACAGAGAGAAGTCAtacaggaagaagaggaggatgaaataatggagaaagaagaggcaAAGCCATTACTTAAACAAAGGTCACGAAAGATAAAAAAGCTAAAGAGAGTTGATTTGCAACAGGAAGAGTTTCTCAGTCAAGAGGATGAGGTGAAAAGTGTGAAAAGTGAAGAGAGCTTTTCTGAAGAAATGGAAAGCTTGTTAGATGAAATAGAGCGAGAGAGTTTGTCtgaagagcaggaggaggaggaagaggaggaaatggaagaggaggaggaagatgaagggaaggagaagaagaagaaaaagaagaaggtgcaggaggaggaagaggaggaggaagtgtttgagaaagagaaaagcatgaGTGAGGAAGAGATGGAACGTTTGAGTGAgaaagagggggaggaagaggagagaagctCATTGGAAGAAGAGGTAGACAAGAAGAAAgagatctttaaaaaagaaaaactatttaagttaccaggagaaagaaaaaaggacttAAAAGGAAGAGAAGCAGTCCCTTCTATTGAGAAAAGAATCCCTGAGGTCAAAGGCAGTGCTGTAAAATTTGAAGTTCTGAAAAGCCCTTCCAAGCAACTGATAGttctggggagggaagagaagataCCAGTGCCAGGGTCAACTAAACAAATATCCTGGGAAGATAAGGCCACAGTACTTGAGACGTCCAGGGTATTCCCAGGGACAGGGTTTATGGATAAACAAGAAGAACTGTTGAAGAAATATAAGCCCATACCTCTACAAGTTTTGGATACAGCTTTGGAGTCCCAAGTGCCTGACTTAAAGACCCCATATTTATCCCACATATTGAAGAAGACCATGGAAGCTCATAAACTCCAAGGCAAACACCTAGGGGCCAAGTGGCAGTGGCTTCTGCAGCGTCATCCATCTCTGAAGGGACAGACTGAGGTACAATTACCTGTGTCCAAAATCCTGGCTGAGGAAATATATGCAGATGTCAGTCTCTCAGATGTAGAGTGGATCTACCATGTCCTAGAACAGATGGAGGCAGGAGAACAGCTTTCTAGGGATAGTTTCCACAGATTGTGCCAGCTTCTCAAAGACCTCACTGCAAAGGAAAACTTAGAGTGGATGCATCTGGCCAAACTTGAAGCCATTGTGTACCGTCACAAGCAGAACCTGGAATCACGAAGCACAAGTATCTCAAAACCCAGTAAGGAGCCCATGGGTCCAAAATACCTGAAAGTGATCCCTCctataaaaggaaaggaaaaggaaagctgGCTAAAACCTTCGGCTGTCTTCACACCGAAGTCCCCATTAGCTACCAAAATGATTCCAGACCTGAAGGCTATAAATTGGCATCTTCTAGGAGAGCCTTACAGGAGTGTGCGGGCAGAGCAGATATCCACTGCTCGCAAGGAGATGGAGATGCAACACCATTATCCTCCAACAAGAGACATTTTCACAGGTGCCCTTGACCCTGTGGAAAAACAAACCCTAGCACTGATGTTTCAAAAGGACTTCTGGGCTTTTAAGGATAAGGGCAGGTTTGCCAAATTgcccaagttggaaaagaaggcACAGCCCATCTCTAAAAAAAAGGACAAGGTGCCTCTATGGGAGACATTTGTGGCAATGTACCATGTTTTGCGGATGTTGCAGGAGCGATACGCGAATGACAGTGCTGCTTGGATGGAACAGTTCTACCATCTCATGGACCTGTACCAACTTAAGTCCCCCCGAATTCAGAGGCTACTACAGGAACTGCTACTGAGAGGGGAACCCCAGTCCCAAGAGATCATTTACAAAGAGGCCCTAAAGACCATGGAGCTAGTTCCTGGGGAGCGGTTGTTCTACCACCTGTTCTGTGGTAGCTCTCACACCCCTAAACGTCCTCTGGAGTTCCAGGAGGTGGTTCCCCTCCCAGGGAAGAACAGTGTACGTACCATGCTCCCTATGGGCATTGCCCAGTATGGGATCTTAGAACTTGTCTGGAAGAGCCTGCCACAAGCTGATTTACACCTCACCAAGGAATTGCCCTACCCCCTAATTTGGGACTGA
- the LOC131745348 gene encoding LOW QUALITY PROTEIN: WD repeat-containing protein 87-like (The sequence of the model RefSeq protein was modified relative to this genomic sequence to represent the inferred CDS: inserted 1 base in 1 codon; substituted 1 base at 1 genomic stop codon): protein MGKTEGQAPAPAPAPAPAPAPAPALTSIPAKRPCHSEVRFSVEDWISNALIRLEAGEQLSRDSFHGLSQLLRHFTSKGYLKWMYLYNLKAIAKHLQQNLQMGHIDISQPYKDVLSLVHLKVIPPIRRKEMESWLEPFPIPEPPSPAPVLPSTTKTIQDPKAITWHLLGEPYRSAWAQQLSNVLKEMEVXPFYPATRDIFTGAHTSVEKQTLALRFQKNLRAFKGKGRPFRLPQLEKKAQPISKEKEELPQWETFVALYHVLRMLQEQYAKDSAAWMDQFYRLMDLYQLKSPRIQRLLLELLQRKKLQPQETIXKKALKTKELVLGERLFYGLFCGSSHVPAGPLEFQNVVPSPGQNRVHTIQPVGIAQYGFLELAWKRLPQVNPYRIERLPNISTPTL from the exons ATGGGCAAAACTGAGGGTcaggcccctgccccagccccagccccagccccagccccagccccagccccagcactTACCTCTATACCAGCTAAAAGGCCTTGCCACTCAGAAGTAAGATTCTCAGTTGAGGACTGGATTAGTAATGCTTTAATAAGACTGGAAGCAGGAGAACAACTTTCAAGGGACAGTTTCCATGGACTGAGCCAACTCCTCAGACACTTTACTTCAAAGGGATATTTGAAATGGATGTATCTGTACAATCTTAAAGCCATTGCTAAACACCTCCAGCAGAACCTACAGATGGGTCACATAGATATATCACAACCCTATAAAGATGTTTTGAGTCTAGTACACTTAAAAGTGATCCCTccaattagaaggaaagaaatggagagCTGGCTAGAGCCATTCCCTATCCCTGAACCA cccagccctgcaccAGTGTTACCATCAACTACCAAGACAATTCAAGACCCAAAGGCTATAACTTGGCATCTTTTAGGAGAGCCTTACAGGAGTGCATGGGCACAGCAGTTATCCAATGTTCTCAAAGAGATGGAAGTGTGACCTTTTTATCCTGCCACAAGAGATATTTTCACAGGTGCCCATACCTCTGTGGAAAAACAAACTCTAGCACTGAGGTTTCAGAAGAATCTCAGGGCTTTTAAGGGTAAAGGCAGGCCCTTCAGGTTGCCCCAACTGGAGAAGAAGGCACAGCCCATCtctaaagaaaaggaagagctgCCTCAGTGGGAGACATTTGTGGCATTGTACCATGTTTTGCGGATGTTGCAGGAGCAATATGCTAAAGACAGTGCTGCTTGGATGGATCAGTTCTACCGTCTCATGGACCTGTACCAACTTAAGTCTCCCAGAATCCAGAGGCTGCTACTAGAGTTGCTGCAGAGAAAGAAACTCCAACCACAAGAGACCA TAAAAAAGGCCCTGAAAACCAAGGAGTTGGTACTTGGTGAACGGTTATTCTATGGCCTGTTTTGTGGTAGTTCTCATGTCCCTGCAGGTCCCCTTGAGTTCCAGAATGTTGTACCCTCGCCTGGGCAGAATAGGGTGCATACTATCCAACCTGTGGGCATCGCCCAGTATGGGTTCTTAGAACTTGCCTGGAAAAGGCTACCACAAGTCAATCCTTACCGAATTGAGAGGCTGCCCAATATCTCTACTCCCACTCTCTGA